A single region of the Lycium barbarum isolate Lr01 chromosome 2, ASM1917538v2, whole genome shotgun sequence genome encodes:
- the LOC132626497 gene encoding YTH domain-containing protein ECT2-like, giving the protein MATVAPQADQAADLLQKLSLDSQNKALEITEPKKKPSVDTKDIGNGQIQDRSLIPLLPDFVDPNLCYVPNGYPSTAYYYGYDGSGNEWEDYSRYVNPDGVEMPGAYGDNGSIVYQHGYGYATYSPYSPATSPVPTVGHDGQFYGAQQYHYPCFQPLPPTSTTYATPVAPLKGEIATSGAADQAPLSVDSANGNSNGIANGVKGNTGPTSVRPAFQNSSLNTNASFGRGGAFPGGVASGYQDPRYGFEGVRSPIPWFDGSMFNDGQARPLAGNSVTPSYSNGGAVPSSKNQNVHAHPMGLHHSRPSSGMNTTNGYMNRMYPNKYYGQYGNTFSSGMGFGPNRYDSRTTGRGGWMAVDNRFKPSRGRGNSCYGYGNENMDGLNELNRGPRGKGSKTQKGFTPVALAVKGQNIPLTVTNDAEKEKPSLISPDREQYNCQDFPVKYTDARFFIIKSYSEDDVHKSIKYNVWASTPNGNKKLDAAYQEAQQKAGGCPVILFFSVNTSGQFVGVAEMAGPVDFNKNVEYWQQDKWIGCFPVKWHIVKDVPNSLLKHITLENNENKPVTNSRDTQEVKIDQGVQVLKIFKDHVSKQCILDDFEFYEDRQKRIQEKKAKQQLLQKQSQVWEGKVSEEKNKENSNSELKSQKPSGTSVVLNKESLPALQPNGQVMLTENVSVTKLVDDVKGAKPVIVSDKKPVANGIANGVANAC; this is encoded by the exons ATGGCCACCGTTGCTCCTCAAGCTGATC AAGCTGCAGATTTGCTGCAGAAGTTGTCTTTGGATTCTCAGAATAAGGCACTTGAAATTACAGAGCCAAAGAAAAAG CCCTCTGTGGACACAAAAGACATTGGAAACGGTCAGATTCAGGATCGGTCTCTGATCCCTTTGTTGCCGGATTTCGTCGATCCAAATTTGTGCTATGTTCCAAATGGTTATCCCTCTACGGCATACTATTATG GATATGATGGTTCTGGTAATGAATGGGAGGACTATTCAAGATATGTGAATCCGGATGGAGTTGAGATGCCT GGAGCTTATGGGGACAACGGGTCAATTGTGTATCAGCATGGCTATGGTTATGCAACCTATAGTCCATACTCGCCTGCTACTTCCCCTGTCCCGACTGTGGGGCATGATGGCCAGTTTTATGGAGCACAACAATACCACTATCCGTGTTTCCAGCCCCTCCCTCCAACCAGTACTACATATGCTACACCGGTTGCTCCACTAAAAGGTGAGATCGccacctctggagctgctgaccAAGCACCATTGTCTGTGGATTCTGCTAATGGAAATTCTAATGGTATTGCAAATGGTGTAAAGGGAAATACTGGGCCTACGTCTGTGAGGCCTGCATTCCAGAACTCATCCTTAAATACTAATGCTTCTTTTGGACGGGGTGGTGCCTTTCCTGGAGGAGTTGCTTCCGGTTATCAGGATCCTAGATATGGTTTTGAAGGTGTACGATCTCCTATTCCGTGGTTCGATGGGTCAATGTTCAATGACGGCCAAGCTAGGCCATTGGCGGGTAATTCTGTTACACCATCATATTCAAATGGCGGTGCTGTTCCATCATCAAAAAATCAGAATGTCCATGCTCATCCAATG GGCTTGCACCACTCTAGGCCCTCGTCTGGCATGAATACAACTAATGGGTATATGAATAGGATGTATCCCAACAAATATTATGGGCAGTATGGGAATACATTCAGTTCTGGAATGGGCTTTGGTCCTAACCGGTATGATTCTCGCACTACTGGTCGTGGTGGGTGGATGGCGGTTGATAACAGGTTTAAACCCTCCAGGGGTAGAGGAAATAGTTGCTATGGCTACGGCAACGAAAACATGGATGGTTTAAATGAGCTCAACAGGGGACCAAGAGGTAAAGGATCCAAGACTCAGAAGGGTTTTACACCAGTTGCTCTGGCAGTCAAGGGGCAGAATATTCCGCTCACTGTAACCAATGATGCTGAAAAAGAAAAACCAAGCTTGATATCGCCCGACAGAGAACAATATAACTGTCAAGATTTTCCAGTGAAATATACTGATGCCAGGTTTTTTATCATCAAGTCTTACAGTGAAGATGATGTGCACAAAAGCATCAAATATAATGTTTGGGCTAGCACACCAAATGGTAATAAGAAGCTTGATGCTGCTTACCAGGAGGCTCAACAAAAAGCTGGAGGCTGCCCTGTTATTCTTTTCTTCTCG GTAAACACAAGCGGACAGTTCGTTGGTGTTGCAGAGATGGCAGGACCGGTTGATTTCAACAAGAATGTGGAGTACTGGCAGCAAGACAAGTGGATCGGCTGTTTTCCTGTCAAGTGGCACATTGTGAAGGATGTTCCAAACAGCTTGTTGAAACACATCACGCTGGAAAACAACGAGAACAAGCCTGTTACCAACAGCAGAGACACTCAGGAG GTTAAAATCGATCAGGGTGTACAGGTGCTTAAGATATTTAAGGATCATGTTAGCAAACAGTGCATTCTTGATGATTTTGAGTTCTATGAGGATCGTCAGAAGAGAATCCAGGAAAAGAAGGCCAAGCAGCAGCTATTGCAGAAGCAG TCGCAGGTGTGGGAAGGCAAAGTCTCTGAGGAGAAGAACAAAGAAAATTCCAACAGCGAGCTTAAATCCCAGAAACCTTCAGGAACTTCTGTTGTTTTGAACAAGGAAAGTTTACCGGCTCTTCAACCTAATGGGCAGGTCATGCTGACAGAAAATGTGTCGGTTACAAAATTAGTAGATGATGTGAAGGGTGCGAAACCAGTCATTGTATCAGACAAGAAACCTGTAGCTAATGGGATAGCAAATGGGGTTGCTAATGCATGCTAG